GGATTAACTTATGCGCTGCTATCCAATAATGTTAAAGTCGTCGGTGTTAATGCTGGTTACACGCTCTCGTTTATCAAAGATTATGCACAAGTGCTGCATATTGTCAAGGTTTCTAGAGGCGGTTCGCAATTTCGATCGCGTGATGTATTTCCCAGTGCAGCAGGTGCAATTGGCAGAGGCGATTTAAGCGTTTTGGGAGAAGTCTTGAACAAAAGTGATGTTCCTGATGCACCAAGCGATCGCGTCGCCTGGATTGATGGTTACGGTAACATCAAAACTACCATCCCGGCAGATAGCATCAACCTTAAACCCGAAGCCAAAGTAATTATCCGCGTCGGTGATGTAGTAAGTGATGCAGTATACTCCGACGGTAGCTTTAAAGTCCCAGAAGGAACATTAGCCTTTGCACCGGGAAGTTCTGGTTGGTTAACACCTGATGGAAAGCGATCGATTCGTTGGATGGAATTATTTCTACGTGGGGGTAACGCTTGGGAACGCTTCGGGAAACCGCGTGTGAATCAGTTAGTTACTTGTATTGGGTAATGGGGAGTGGGGGAGGGGGGGAGTGGGGAGTGGGTAATGGATAAGAACAAGCTAGCAATTACCTATTACCTATTACCAATTACCAATTCCCTATTACCAATTCCCAATTCCCAATGCCCCATCTCATCAATCCTTCAGCGGCAGAAAAATCGTTAAAACTTCGCCGTGCTGCGGACGTTGGCGGACAATGAGTTTACCTCCGATCGCCTGAAATAAATGCTTTGTCGCAGAAAGATTCAAGCTAATTACACCGGTCTCTGGTTGGAACATCAACAATTGACCTAAAGCCTTACGAATTGGTGGGGTTACGGCTGCGAAGGGGTTTTCACTGTCTTTGCATTGAGCTTGGGGTGATAATTGTAACTTTAATTGATCGCCGGCAGGAATTACGTGTACTTGAATATGACTACCAGCTGGTAAGCTGCGGGTAAAATTTTCCATCAAACCGGTGAGTACGCGATCGAGCATTGAAGGATTGCTTACCACCGTTGGTAATTGCTGCGGTAAGACAACATCCAAAGTTAAGTTACGCCGATTTGCGGTTTGTTGCCACCGGGGAATGCTCTGCTGTAAAACTTGATCTAAAGAAGTTGGTGTCAGTTGAGTGTTGCTCGATTTCGCGGGAGCAGAAGTTTCTAATTCTGCGGCTTTAAAGAGCAACTCCATACGATCAATTTGCTCTGTACACTCGTGGTCGATAACTTCCAAGCGCTTGATAACGTTTGCTGGCAGAGTTTTCTGCTTCAATAGCAGACGTGTCATGGTGCGAATTGTTGTCAAGGGTGTGCGGACTTCGTGAGCAAAAGCTTGAAGCAATTCTACATCGGGACGGGACGAACGGTGAGCAGAGGCATCGGCGCAATTTTCTTTATCGTGTCGGTTCGCGGCTTTTTCTTCTTGGGGTAGTTGCGTTAACAATAACTGACTAAATTGCATCAAAATGTGATAATCTGGTGCAACTGGTTCGTATTTTTGTACTAAAGAATTTAGTTCGGCATAAAAATCAGGATTGTTTAGCATGACTCTCGCACCAAGCGATCGCCACGCCATCTGAACCACTTCTGGATCGAAGGAAAAGGAAAACTTTTTTTGACCGCAACTATCTTCGGCTAAAACTAATACTAATCTAAATTTTTCTGTAAAAATTAAGCAAAACTGCTCTCTCCCCAACGGATCGGCAGCTAATAAAGGCAGTACCGATTCATGAGGAGCAATTTCATCTGGTATTACTGTTGTCCCAGTCGGCATTTGAAATGGCATCAATGCCAACGGGTTAAATGGTTTTGCTGTAAAAGTTATTGTCTGCAAGCTTTGAGTTAATCTTGGCTGACTAAACATTGGTGCCGGTGCAGCTAAAACTAATCCTTGGGTGGCATCAGTTGAATTAGTTGCTAAAGTATTTAATAGCAACTGTTCAGTTGCGGCTAAACTGACGCACCACTGCCGGTCTGATGCAGCAGGTGAACATTCAGCCACGCTTAATTGACTTTCGGCTAAAATTTCACTCAGACTTGGCAAGATCCATTTGTACACAGGTTTTCACCTCTTAGTTCACTCAACGGCTGATAGCATCTATAAAAGACATTCCACTACGAGGTTATAGTTATTTGTGTACTCCCAACAGTCGTAGAACCGAACACTCTTAGGCGCAATTTCCCCTAGAACAGTGATTGAGTATTCATCGCGGTGAAAAAAGTCGGTTTATAGATTTTCTCTACAAGAAAAACCGGATTTTTGGCATTAGGTAGGAATTAAAACCAATTTTGTCACGTATTCTTGACTTACTTACCAGATACTTCCGACAGAATCTTTTATCAAACAGTTAAATTTTCTTTATATCCTGGGGGAGAGGTAGATAAATTTATTTGGAGGGAATCTAGGTAGAAGAGGTGAAACTCATGTTGACACCCCTTTTGGGCAAATAAAGATTCCATGCAAACCAACTTAGTTAGGTTCCCCATCGCTGAGGCATTGGGAAACACTGAACAAACACTTTCAAAAGCATCTACCAAGTACGATTGTGCAATGCAGCAATTTCAAGAGCTGCTGGCAACTGAGGATTTGGATAATAAACTGGATGCACAACCATCTATAGTAAGTGAGTTTGAAGACGCACTACGATCGGCAATTAGTGACGCTTATCAAAAAGGCTATGGTGATGATGATGCTCACTGTTTTTTACAGCGAATTCTTTATGGCATCAATCGGCTGAAGCTGTTTTGGTATGACGATTTGCGGCACTATAATAATGAGCGATCGCTTTATTTATCCTCATTGTGCCAGCAAATTGAAGCAGCTTGGCAAAATTGGGAACTTGCACAAATCGATGTAGCTGCACTGCAACAATTAAATGTCAAAGATGCTTTAATTAAACGTGCTGCTGAAGATTTAGATCCGCCATTATCCTCGGAAAGTCGCTATATTCGTGAGGAAATGAGCGTAGTTGGCTATCGTCACTTGTTAGCGATCGCCTCGTTTGATGGTTTAGTTGAAGGTAGTCGGCTTTCCCGCATTTTGGGTGGTGCGGCAAATGAAGTGCAATGTACCCTAGTACGGGTACTGCTAGAAGAATACGGCAACGGGCGCTTATCTCGCAAGCACTCGACATTTTTCAAAGCAATGATGGCTGAGTTTGGTATGAACACTCAGCCAGAAGGGTACTTCGATTTAGTGCCTTGGGAAGTACTAGCTTGCGCTAATCATAACTTTTTGGTGACGGAGTGCAAGCGGCATTTTCTGCGCTATAGTGGGGGGTTGACCTATTTTGAAGTGGCAGGACCCGCAGCTTATAGAAATTATCTCACGGCGGCGCAACGATTGCAACTGTCGGAAGCGGCAATGGGTTATTGGGAACTGCACATCAGGGAAGACGAACGCCACGGACGTTGGATGCTGGATGATGTAGCTTTGCCTTTGGCAGAACAATATCCCTCGGATGCGTGGGAACTGGTGCTGGGGTATGACCAGGAGAAATTGATGAGCGATCGCGCTGCTGCTGCTGTCGTGCGATCGATACGCGAGGCAGAACATTCTGCTTTACTCATCAAATAAATAGAAAAAATTAACAACTAAAAATTAAATATGGCAAGTTTTCTCTTGCCTTTTTAATTTTGTTTCTAATGCTTCTCAAAATATTCCTTTAGTCATTAAGTATTAGCTAAAGGGACAATTTCTGCTTGCTTTTTTTAAGCAAGTAATTAATGCTTTCGCTAATTATATCATAAAGTGCAATTCCCATGAAAGACGTTTTTGTTTGTCCGGAAGAATCTAACTTTTACTCCAACTGCTTGGAAAATCTTGTCATCAGAAATTGCCAAAATGACGAGTCTGTTGTTGAATTTGGTTCAGGAGATGGCAGTCCTGTTATCAATTCATTATTAAGAAACAAATTTGATGGTGTCATACATGGATTTGAATTGAATACTTCTGCGTGGAAAATTGCCAATTCCACAATTGATGAATATAATTTGGCGAATAAATACGTCATCAATAATTCATGTTTGTTTAAATCATCTAAACCTAAAGCCGAGTATTTAATTGCTAATCCG
The window above is part of the Tolypothrix sp. NIES-4075 genome. Proteins encoded here:
- a CDS encoding SAM hydrolase/SAM-dependent halogenase family protein; the encoded protein is MFITLIADYGNGDPAFAEVTQRLLMELPQAQINLVSAPAFSTLATGFWIAQLGLNIGPQERLIYHNCAPRQDDKQARRDNEGEGLTYALLSNNVKVVGVNAGYTLSFIKDYAQVLHIVKVSRGGSQFRSRDVFPSAAGAIGRGDLSVLGEVLNKSDVPDAPSDRVAWIDGYGNIKTTIPADSINLKPEAKVIIRVGDVVSDAVYSDGSFKVPEGTLAFAPGSSGWLTPDGKRSIRWMELFLRGGNAWERFGKPRVNQLVTCIG
- a CDS encoding sensor histidine kinase; translation: MYKWILPSLSEILAESQLSVAECSPAASDRQWCVSLAATEQLLLNTLATNSTDATQGLVLAAPAPMFSQPRLTQSLQTITFTAKPFNPLALMPFQMPTGTTVIPDEIAPHESVLPLLAADPLGREQFCLIFTEKFRLVLVLAEDSCGQKKFSFSFDPEVVQMAWRSLGARVMLNNPDFYAELNSLVQKYEPVAPDYHILMQFSQLLLTQLPQEEKAANRHDKENCADASAHRSSRPDVELLQAFAHEVRTPLTTIRTMTRLLLKQKTLPANVIKRLEVIDHECTEQIDRMELLFKAAELETSAPAKSSNTQLTPTSLDQVLQQSIPRWQQTANRRNLTLDVVLPQQLPTVVSNPSMLDRVLTGLMENFTRSLPAGSHIQVHVIPAGDQLKLQLSPQAQCKDSENPFAAVTPPIRKALGQLLMFQPETGVISLNLSATKHLFQAIGGKLIVRQRPQHGEVLTIFLPLKD
- a CDS encoding iron-containing redox enzyme family protein; this translates as MQTNLVRFPIAEALGNTEQTLSKASTKYDCAMQQFQELLATEDLDNKLDAQPSIVSEFEDALRSAISDAYQKGYGDDDAHCFLQRILYGINRLKLFWYDDLRHYNNERSLYLSSLCQQIEAAWQNWELAQIDVAALQQLNVKDALIKRAAEDLDPPLSSESRYIREEMSVVGYRHLLAIASFDGLVEGSRLSRILGGAANEVQCTLVRVLLEEYGNGRLSRKHSTFFKAMMAEFGMNTQPEGYFDLVPWEVLACANHNFLVTECKRHFLRYSGGLTYFEVAGPAAYRNYLTAAQRLQLSEAAMGYWELHIREDERHGRWMLDDVALPLAEQYPSDAWELVLGYDQEKLMSDRAAAAVVRSIREAEHSALLIK